A stretch of the Prochlorococcus marinus str. MIT 0918 genome encodes the following:
- the rpsO gene encoding 30S ribosomal protein S15, translating to MALNTQAKQEIINKHQTHGTDTGSAEVQVAMLSERITQLSKHLQSNLHDFSSRQGLLKMIGQRKRLLSYVKSKSLNRYNALVSKLGLRG from the coding sequence ATGGCGCTCAATACTCAAGCAAAGCAAGAAATCATCAACAAACACCAAACTCACGGGACTGATACAGGCTCTGCTGAGGTACAGGTGGCAATGTTAAGCGAAAGGATCACTCAACTCAGCAAACACCTTCAAAGCAATCTCCATGATTTTTCTTCTAGGCAAGGATTACTAAAAATGATTGGCCAAAGGAAAAGACTTCTTAGTTATGTAAAAAGCAAAAGTTTAAATCGATACAATGCTCTCGTTAGCAAACTTGGTCTTCGAGGCTAA
- a CDS encoding PAM68 family protein: MTEKYTKKKNVSSSNIAPKRVRKSSIPKEVANRMARRIAFTTGIPTFLGMGVFILSYWLIIKGITDVPPSITLTSSAIFFLTGLFGLSYGILSASWEEASGSLLGFENIRPNIKKMRSAFKPVNPSNE; encoded by the coding sequence ATGACAGAAAAATATACTAAAAAAAAGAATGTAAGTTCATCCAATATTGCCCCTAAGCGTGTACGCAAATCATCTATACCTAAAGAAGTCGCCAACAGAATGGCAAGGAGAATAGCCTTTACTACAGGTATACCTACTTTTTTAGGCATGGGGGTATTTATATTAAGTTATTGGTTAATTATCAAAGGGATAACAGATGTTCCTCCATCAATAACCCTAACAAGCTCAGCAATCTTTTTTTTAACAGGTCTATTTGGATTAAGCTATGGAATTCTTTCCGCAAGTTGGGAAGAAGCATCAGGGAGCTTATTAGGTTTCGAAAATATTCGACCAAATATTAAAAAGATGCGTAGTGCATTTAAACCTGTAAATCCTTCAAATGAATAG
- the ispE gene encoding 4-(cytidine 5'-diphospho)-2-C-methyl-D-erythritol kinase, producing the protein MSTNNSYKTFDTSLKVIAPAKVNLHLEILGLRKDGFHELAMLMQSIDLFDEIEFFKTTNSEIKLSCDNPNLSLNDDNLIIKAAKLIRRVSNNEQLGVEIYLKKNIPIGAGLAGGSSDGAAVLLGLNELWQLGLSIKQLEELSAELGSDVPFCLRGGTQFCFGRGELVEPVSQGDDSMAVILVKDPKTSVSTPWAYSRYKELNSTNYLNLEKDFEVRRKFLREVSWINPLTSLNPPPLKNDLQKVIEPITPAVRNGLHFLSSLNGVLSLAMSGSGPSCFAVFANLDSAQIEFKKNQKKLESLGFNGWCCSFRSKGVTLCL; encoded by the coding sequence ATGAGCACTAATAATTCCTATAAAACATTTGATACTTCTTTAAAAGTTATTGCGCCTGCAAAAGTGAATTTGCATTTAGAAATCCTTGGACTTCGTAAAGACGGCTTTCATGAGCTAGCTATGTTGATGCAGAGTATCGATCTTTTTGATGAAATTGAATTTTTTAAAACTACTAATAGTGAAATTAAATTAAGTTGTGATAATCCAAACTTAAGTCTAAATGATGATAATTTAATTATTAAAGCGGCAAAATTAATACGACGAGTTTCTAATAATGAACAATTAGGGGTTGAGATTTATCTGAAAAAGAATATTCCAATTGGGGCAGGACTTGCAGGTGGATCTAGTGATGGAGCTGCTGTGCTGTTAGGACTTAATGAGTTGTGGCAACTTGGTCTTTCTATTAAACAATTAGAAGAATTATCAGCAGAACTGGGTTCGGATGTTCCTTTTTGTTTGAGAGGTGGAACTCAATTTTGTTTTGGGAGAGGAGAATTAGTAGAGCCAGTATCGCAAGGGGATGATTCTATGGCAGTCATCCTTGTAAAGGACCCTAAAACATCAGTTTCGACTCCTTGGGCTTATTCAAGGTATAAGGAACTTAATAGCACTAATTATTTGAATTTAGAAAAAGATTTTGAAGTTAGGCGGAAATTTCTTAGAGAGGTTTCTTGGATTAATCCATTAACTTCTTTAAATCCACCACCATTAAAAAATGATCTTCAGAAAGTTATAGAACCTATTACCCCAGCAGTAAGAAATGGTTTGCATTTCCTTTCTTCTCTTAATGGTGTTCTTTCATTAGCTATGAGTGGATCAGGACCAAGTTGTTTTGCTGTTTTTGCTAACTTAGATTCAGCTCAAATAGAATTTAAAAAGAATCAGAAAAAGCTAGAATCTCTAGGCTTTAATGGTTGGTGTTGTTCTTTTAGGTCTAAGGGGGTTACATTATGTCTTTGA
- a CDS encoding LexA family protein: MLFVQGVSPSQLERSKKVFPLMQEHIEAGFPSPADDYIDIGIDLNEELIRHPSSTFFLRVKGQSMSNAGILDGDLLIVDRSLDPKPGRIVVAIIDGSFTLKKLTYQKGIPYLEAEHPNYPSIDLRHHDNVQIWGVAIYSIHSLGHISN; this comes from the coding sequence ATGCTTTTTGTCCAAGGAGTAAGCCCTTCCCAGCTTGAGAGGTCAAAAAAAGTCTTTCCTTTAATGCAAGAGCATATCGAAGCAGGCTTTCCTTCACCCGCTGATGACTACATTGATATAGGTATTGACTTAAATGAGGAATTAATACGCCATCCATCAAGCACCTTTTTCCTTCGAGTAAAAGGTCAATCAATGAGCAATGCAGGGATATTAGATGGGGATCTATTAATCGTTGATCGTAGTCTAGATCCAAAACCAGGCCGAATTGTAGTGGCAATAATTGATGGATCTTTTACTCTGAAAAAATTAACTTATCAAAAAGGGATTCCCTACCTAGAAGCAGAACACCCTAATTATCCATCAATTGATTTACGTCATCACGACAATGTCCAAATTTGGGGAGTAGCAATATATTCTATTCATAGCCTGGGCCATATAAGTAACTAA
- a CDS encoding cAMP phosphodiesterase, translated as MKFLLALACSLSFCSTALANESQAGFSRSRTCTRNEYREQYFPGTEKSPGYVKSWNETVEVPCKGSSANYKGAIPQDVDNNDCKEGSLIGGLLGAGLTMSGTRGKDRWWAVPAGGAAGAMIGCSIDGG; from the coding sequence ATGAAATTTTTACTGGCACTAGCTTGTTCTCTAAGTTTCTGCTCAACTGCACTTGCAAATGAATCTCAAGCAGGATTCTCTAGGTCTAGAACATGTACAAGGAATGAATATAGAGAGCAATATTTTCCTGGAACAGAAAAATCTCCTGGCTATGTAAAAAGTTGGAATGAGACAGTAGAAGTACCATGCAAAGGTTCATCAGCAAACTACAAAGGTGCGATACCTCAAGATGTTGACAATAATGACTGTAAAGAAGGCTCACTGATAGGAGGATTGCTCGGAGCAGGGCTAACTATGTCTGGCACACGAGGTAAAGACAGATGGTGGGCCGTCCCAGCAGGAGGAGCAGCAGGTGCAATGATTGGATGTTCGATTGATGGAGGTTAA
- a CDS encoding 23S rRNA (pseudouridine(1915)-N(3))-methyltransferase RlmH, translated as MFNPSRYRIIAVGKIRKSWIQTALNLYIKRLPGLLITEIKDSNINKEAQAIRSSLKQDELLIALSEEGESLTSIAFSNRLQKLGSQRIAFIIGGPDGLSPDIKSLAHYCFSISPMTFPHEIARFLLLEQIYRATTIANRGPYHRE; from the coding sequence GTGTTCAACCCATCTCGGTATCGAATTATTGCTGTAGGAAAAATTCGTAAGTCATGGATACAAACTGCTCTTAATCTTTACATAAAAAGGCTTCCTGGTTTATTAATTACTGAAATAAAAGACAGCAATATCAATAAAGAAGCACAAGCTATTCGCTCTTCACTAAAGCAGGATGAATTATTAATTGCTCTTAGCGAAGAAGGTGAGTCTTTAACTTCTATTGCTTTTTCAAATCGGCTACAAAAGCTTGGATCCCAACGTATTGCCTTTATTATTGGAGGCCCTGATGGCTTATCACCTGACATCAAGAGCCTTGCTCATTATTGCTTTAGCATCTCTCCCATGACTTTCCCTCATGAGATAGCAAGGTTTTTACTTTTAGAGCAAATATATAGAGCAACAACTATTGCCAACAGGGGCCCTTATCACAGGGAATAA
- the ruvA gene encoding Holliday junction branch migration protein RuvA → MISWLKGETIEHWRHGARVGVILNCSGIGYEIQLLSRNLKLLNGSNILTLWIHHVQREDGSTLIGFIDRADRDVFRKLISVSGVGTQLAIALLEANHAKKLVLAIVQKDSAHLTKSPGVGKRTAERLIIELNNKLSEFIKDEVDLQQKSCSSLDEDINSEIIDEVKSALLNIDYKDSEIETALKSLSIKLRSTKSGKEKKVTKPKSLDFETLLKETLVLINKETG, encoded by the coding sequence ATGATTAGCTGGCTAAAGGGAGAAACAATTGAGCACTGGAGGCATGGAGCTCGGGTAGGAGTAATACTTAATTGTTCCGGTATTGGTTATGAAATTCAACTTTTAAGTAGAAATCTTAAATTACTTAATGGTTCAAATATATTGACTCTATGGATTCATCATGTACAACGTGAAGATGGGTCAACTCTAATTGGATTTATTGACAGAGCTGATAGGGATGTTTTTAGGAAATTAATAAGTGTAAGTGGAGTAGGAACTCAACTTGCAATAGCACTTCTTGAAGCCAACCATGCCAAAAAATTAGTCTTAGCAATTGTACAAAAAGACAGTGCTCACCTTACAAAATCTCCAGGAGTAGGCAAACGCACTGCAGAAAGACTTATAATCGAACTTAACAATAAACTCTCTGAATTTATAAAAGATGAAGTTGATCTACAACAGAAAAGTTGCTCTAGTTTAGATGAGGATATAAATAGTGAAATTATAGATGAAGTAAAAAGTGCTTTATTAAATATAGATTATAAAGACTCGGAAATTGAAACAGCACTAAAATCATTATCGATTAAATTAAGATCCACTAAATCAGGAAAAGAAAAAAAAGTGACTAAACCAAAAAGCCTTGATTTCGAGACCCTTCTCAAAGAAACTCTTGTTCTAATAAATAAAGAGACTGGATAG
- the rsmA gene encoding 16S rRNA (adenine(1518)-N(6)/adenine(1519)-N(6))-dimethyltransferase RsmA, with amino-acid sequence MSFSGHSPRKRFGQHWLKDESILEKIIEAADLKSLDRVLEIGPGRGALTKKLIESSVELIHGIELDVDLVVGLRKRFENESRFTLQEGDVLSISLKPPDGKQLNKVVANIPYNITSPLLGRLIGRLGSPPEMKYHRLVLLLQKEVAQRIVSLPGKSNFSAMSVRLQLLAKCRSVCEVPPRCFTPSPKVYSQVIALDPLNETERLDYKLEKKIDFLLRRAFSSRRKKLKNTLIGICPLNKLETIAESQGFSLNERPQEISPKLWVGLAKGIEKLELAENEH; translated from the coding sequence ATGTCGTTTTCAGGGCATTCACCACGCAAGAGATTTGGCCAGCATTGGCTTAAAGATGAAAGTATTTTAGAGAAAATTATCGAAGCAGCTGATCTGAAGTCACTTGACAGAGTCTTAGAGATAGGCCCTGGTCGTGGAGCTCTTACTAAAAAATTGATTGAGTCAAGTGTTGAATTGATACATGGAATTGAATTGGATGTTGATTTGGTTGTTGGATTGAGGAAACGCTTTGAAAATGAGTCTCGATTTACTTTGCAAGAGGGGGATGTCTTATCAATTTCATTAAAACCGCCAGATGGAAAACAATTGAATAAAGTTGTAGCAAATATTCCTTACAACATCACATCACCTCTATTAGGAAGGCTAATTGGTCGTTTAGGTTCACCTCCAGAGATGAAATATCACCGTCTAGTGCTTCTTTTGCAAAAAGAAGTTGCTCAGAGAATAGTTTCTTTACCTGGCAAGAGTAATTTTAGCGCTATGAGTGTAAGACTTCAATTATTAGCAAAGTGCCGCAGTGTTTGTGAGGTCCCTCCAAGATGTTTTACTCCTTCTCCAAAAGTTTACTCACAGGTAATTGCTTTAGACCCATTGAATGAAACTGAGAGATTGGATTATAAACTGGAAAAGAAAATAGACTTTTTATTGAGAAGAGCATTTTCATCTAGAAGAAAAAAATTGAAAAATACATTAATAGGTATATGTCCATTAAATAAATTGGAAACAATTGCTGAATCTCAAGGGTTTAGTCTTAATGAAAGGCCTCAAGAGATTTCACCAAAACTTTGGGTGGGATTAGCAAAGGGCATAGAAAAATTGGAGTTGGCTGAAAATGAGCACTAA
- a CDS encoding serine hydroxymethyltransferase — MLEFLIFLNSKEEKILDLIQKANYKIVENSPLCLIDNKFFGFLKKKEKIVVICTKNAKDYGGYNFAKDNATGGSFKTGLMIRRALRHESVHIAQECNDDNLINSSKGQEISPYKLNALRASVQLVGNPELEYEAYSMEDNPRKIISALKRFCF; from the coding sequence ATGTTGGAATTCCTTATATTTCTTAACTCAAAAGAAGAAAAAATATTAGACTTAATTCAAAAAGCTAATTACAAGATAGTAGAGAACAGTCCTTTATGTCTTATAGATAATAAATTCTTTGGTTTTTTAAAAAAAAAGGAAAAGATAGTAGTCATATGTACAAAAAATGCTAAAGACTATGGTGGCTACAATTTTGCTAAGGACAATGCAACCGGGGGGTCTTTCAAAACTGGTCTAATGATAAGAAGAGCATTAAGGCACGAATCTGTACATATTGCTCAGGAATGTAATGATGATAATTTAATTAATAGCAGTAAAGGCCAAGAAATAAGCCCTTACAAACTAAATGCTTTAAGAGCTTCCGTTCAATTAGTAGGTAATCCAGAATTAGAGTATGAAGCTTATTCAATGGAAGACAACCCAAGGAAAATAATATCTGCTTTAAAAAGGTTTTGTTTTTAA
- a CDS encoding Y-family DNA polymerase, which translates to MAIALIDSNNFYAACEQSIDPSTHGRPLVVLSNNDSCIIARNAAARQLGISMGQAYFKIRHKLKTLDVEIRSSNYALYGDMSQRLMNLIKANCEEVEVYSIDEAFVKVQRPSNHDLKFWAQQLRELIYQNLSLPIAIGIGSTKSQAKLANYIAKTMSDYAGIFDLEVAVNQDDWLEKIAIENVWGVGKKLAYWCRSQGVNNVKQFRDMPKNLLKTKFGITGIRLQHELKGKTCLELSTKPIAKKEICVSRSFSHPITNIKDLRQAIAIHTIRASQKLRSQKLQANTITIFTRTSHYTSTFYSQSASQHLNIASNDTQLLLSASLNLTKQIFHSNRLLMKAGVIMQNLLSEDSLQLNLFSKYSAEHKLRQECLMKVIDRLNKRYGQNTINWAICGANKDWEMCRKHLSASATTRFKEIPIVIA; encoded by the coding sequence ATGGCAATAGCACTAATTGATAGTAATAATTTTTATGCTGCATGCGAACAAAGCATCGATCCATCAACACATGGCCGACCATTAGTAGTCTTGTCAAATAATGATAGTTGCATCATCGCCCGAAATGCTGCTGCAAGGCAACTTGGCATCTCAATGGGACAGGCATATTTCAAAATACGTCATAAGCTCAAAACACTTGATGTTGAAATAAGAAGCTCAAACTACGCACTATATGGTGACATGAGTCAACGCTTAATGAATCTCATAAAAGCTAACTGTGAAGAAGTAGAGGTTTATTCAATTGACGAAGCATTTGTAAAAGTACAGAGACCTTCTAATCACGATCTCAAATTTTGGGCACAACAATTACGTGAATTAATCTACCAAAACTTAAGTCTACCAATAGCCATCGGAATTGGCTCAACAAAAAGCCAAGCAAAACTAGCAAACTATATAGCTAAAACAATGTCAGATTATGCGGGTATATTTGATTTGGAGGTAGCTGTTAATCAAGATGATTGGCTTGAAAAGATTGCAATAGAAAATGTTTGGGGGGTTGGGAAAAAATTAGCGTACTGGTGTCGATCACAAGGAGTTAATAATGTTAAGCAATTTCGAGACATGCCAAAAAATTTACTAAAAACGAAGTTTGGCATAACAGGTATACGTTTACAACATGAATTAAAAGGAAAAACATGTCTAGAACTCTCAACAAAACCGATAGCAAAGAAAGAAATCTGTGTTAGCAGAAGCTTTAGCCACCCTATAACTAATATAAAAGATTTGCGTCAGGCCATAGCAATTCACACAATACGTGCAAGTCAAAAATTAAGAAGTCAGAAATTACAAGCCAACACTATTACCATATTTACTCGCACTAGCCATTATACATCAACATTTTATAGTCAATCAGCAAGTCAACATCTAAATATAGCTAGCAATGATACGCAACTACTTTTATCTGCGAGTCTTAATCTAACAAAACAAATATTTCATTCTAATCGCTTACTAATGAAAGCAGGTGTAATCATGCAGAACCTTCTAAGTGAGGACTCTCTTCAGCTAAATTTATTTTCAAAATATAGTGCTGAACATAAATTAAGGCAAGAATGCCTAATGAAGGTAATTGATAGGCTAAACAAACGCTATGGACAAAATACAATCAATTGGGCAATATGTGGGGCAAATAAAGATTGGGAAATGTGTCGTAAACATTTGAGTGCTTCAGCAACAACACGTTTTAAAGAAATTCCCATTGTAATCGCATGA
- the dnaG gene encoding DNA primase: protein MRNLRLHQRTLDSVKERADIVDVVGEHVVLKKKGKEFVGICPFHDDSRPSMTVSPAKQIYYCFSCGAGGNSIKFLMELNKQSFVEVVLDLARKYQLPIETLEGAQQERLRQDLSRREKLFKILSLTKGWFCNQLHHSTGSQALEYLQKDRRLSKGTIDGFELGFAPNRWDGLLRYMVDVENISTDLLIAVGLIVPRKGKDGFYDRFRNRLIVPIHDRQGRVIGFGGRSLDGSEPKYLNSPETEIFEKGKHLFGLNKAADTIRKVDKAIVVEGYFDVIALHAAGINNSVAALGTALSNQQIKQLCRCSDSKRIILNFDADRAGISAANRAIGEVEQLAMQGQLELRILQLPSGKDPDDYLQEHSAFDYKTLIEKSPLWIDWKIDQVLKGLDLSKADHFQKAVSGLVQLLGKLPQSALRSHYLQKVAELLSGGQARLALQLEEDLRTQIKGQRWHGRASRFELPSETSLRERTEAQIFRLYLHCPNHRASIRMELRQRELEDFALHHHRLLWVAISELEEAILGSTLLESIARGDNKGNELSEIDLPEKLLDQLVSNNNIALSSTLTCFLELNEFQLVSIENPLLQLQGTLAVLERQKSLKRCRHLIEAWSGQRLETLETCLSVLIEQEKQQPTEKYDMESKINEMFERLNIEALTFQELYYTERKHILYLDQQRCSLDQGKETITA, encoded by the coding sequence ATGAGAAACCTACGACTCCATCAACGTACTTTAGATTCTGTTAAGGAAAGAGCTGATATTGTAGATGTCGTAGGAGAACATGTTGTTTTAAAGAAAAAAGGTAAAGAATTCGTTGGGATTTGTCCTTTTCATGATGACAGCAGGCCTTCCATGACGGTTTCTCCTGCGAAGCAGATTTATTATTGTTTTTCTTGTGGTGCTGGAGGTAATTCTATTAAGTTCCTTATGGAACTTAATAAGCAGAGCTTTGTTGAAGTTGTTCTTGATTTGGCGAGAAAATACCAACTTCCAATTGAAACTTTAGAAGGCGCTCAGCAGGAACGTTTACGTCAAGATCTTTCAAGAAGAGAAAAGCTTTTTAAAATTCTTTCGCTTACAAAAGGTTGGTTTTGTAATCAATTACATCATTCAACAGGATCTCAAGCGTTGGAATATTTGCAAAAAGATCGTCGCTTGAGTAAAGGAACAATTGATGGATTTGAACTTGGTTTTGCTCCTAATAGATGGGATGGACTTTTGAGATATATGGTTGATGTTGAGAATATTTCCACTGATTTACTAATTGCAGTTGGTCTTATTGTTCCGCGGAAAGGGAAAGATGGTTTTTATGATCGTTTTAGGAATCGTCTTATTGTTCCAATTCATGATCGACAAGGGCGTGTTATTGGATTTGGTGGACGAAGTCTTGACGGATCAGAACCTAAATATTTGAATTCACCAGAAACTGAGATTTTTGAAAAAGGAAAACATCTCTTTGGATTAAATAAAGCTGCCGATACAATTAGAAAAGTTGATAAGGCAATAGTTGTAGAAGGGTATTTTGATGTCATTGCTCTCCATGCAGCTGGCATTAATAATTCAGTTGCAGCTTTAGGCACGGCTCTTAGTAACCAACAGATTAAACAGCTATGTCGTTGTAGTGATAGTAAAAGAATAATACTTAATTTTGATGCAGATAGAGCAGGGATTTCAGCTGCAAATAGAGCTATAGGAGAAGTCGAGCAGCTTGCTATGCAGGGTCAGTTGGAATTAAGGATTTTACAGCTTCCTTCTGGTAAAGATCCAGATGACTATCTTCAAGAGCATTCAGCGTTTGACTATAAAACTCTTATTGAGAAGTCTCCTCTTTGGATTGATTGGAAAATAGATCAGGTATTAAAGGGACTTGATTTAAGCAAAGCTGATCACTTTCAGAAGGCTGTTAGTGGATTAGTGCAGTTATTAGGTAAATTGCCTCAGTCAGCTTTACGTTCTCACTATTTGCAGAAGGTGGCTGAGCTTCTAAGTGGCGGTCAAGCGCGGTTAGCTTTGCAATTAGAAGAAGATCTTAGAACACAGATAAAAGGACAAAGATGGCATGGCCGGGCTAGTCGATTTGAGTTGCCTAGTGAGACATCTTTAAGGGAACGTACGGAAGCTCAGATTTTCAGGCTTTATTTGCATTGTCCTAATCATCGGGCTTCTATTCGTATGGAATTAAGACAAAGAGAGCTTGAGGATTTTGCTCTTCACCATCATAGATTGCTTTGGGTTGCGATTAGCGAATTAGAAGAGGCGATTTTAGGCTCTACTCTTCTAGAATCAATTGCTCGAGGTGACAACAAAGGAAATGAGTTGTCAGAAATTGATCTTCCTGAAAAACTTTTAGACCAACTTGTTTCTAATAACAATATTGCGCTTAGTTCTACGCTTACATGCTTTTTAGAACTTAATGAGTTTCAGTTGGTTTCTATAGAAAACCCTCTTCTTCAGTTACAAGGGACATTAGCTGTTTTAGAACGTCAGAAATCATTAAAACGATGTAGACACTTAATTGAGGCTTGGAGCGGGCAAAGATTAGAGACTCTCGAAACCTGCCTTTCTGTACTTATTGAGCAAGAGAAACAACAACCTACTGAGAAATATGATATGGAAAGTAAAATCAATGAAATGTTTGAAAGATTAAATATTGAGGCCCTAACATTTCAGGAATTATATTATACAGAACGTAAACATATTCTTTATTTAGATCAACAAAGATGCTCTCTTGATCAAGGTAAAGAAACTATTACAGCATAA
- a CDS encoding DMT family transporter, giving the protein MNLQISKENQKINTHGVFTLIGSALAFSLMTVCIKQLNGRIPVAELIFFRSLFSIITTRLMMIKDDINPWGANKKLLISRGLIGTAALFCVFKAVESLSLAAATIIQYTYPVFSAILAWPFLGEKIRSKIIFAIILGWIGIQVVVHPLWTSPSSQNLTFLPIGIALGGAFLTALAYVTVRKLSKSEHPLVIVFYFPLISIPVTLPFLFQQGVIPQGDEWIWILGIGVFTQLGQLLITQGLSLLPAGHAGSINYSQVFFASLWGTIFFSEPVTLYLVIGAACILLATLISLSDLPNF; this is encoded by the coding sequence ATGAACCTACAAATAAGTAAAGAGAATCAAAAAATTAACACTCATGGTGTTTTTACTTTAATAGGAAGTGCTCTTGCCTTCAGCCTGATGACAGTTTGCATCAAGCAACTCAACGGGAGAATCCCTGTTGCAGAGCTAATCTTCTTCAGGTCTTTATTCAGCATAATAACTACAAGATTAATGATGATAAAGGATGATATAAATCCTTGGGGGGCAAATAAAAAATTACTTATATCTAGAGGGTTGATAGGAACAGCTGCATTATTTTGTGTTTTTAAAGCGGTCGAATCACTATCACTTGCAGCAGCAACAATAATTCAATATACATATCCAGTATTTTCTGCAATATTAGCTTGGCCATTTCTAGGAGAAAAAATAAGGAGTAAAATCATATTTGCGATAATTCTTGGTTGGATAGGTATACAAGTTGTAGTTCACCCACTTTGGACAAGTCCTTCATCCCAGAATCTTACCTTCTTGCCAATAGGTATTGCTTTAGGTGGCGCATTCCTTACTGCGCTTGCATATGTAACAGTGCGTAAGTTATCAAAATCCGAGCATCCTTTAGTAATTGTTTTTTATTTTCCATTAATTTCAATCCCAGTAACTTTGCCATTCTTATTTCAGCAAGGAGTTATTCCACAAGGGGATGAATGGATATGGATTTTAGGAATAGGTGTTTTTACTCAGCTGGGGCAATTATTGATTACACAAGGTCTTTCTCTCTTGCCTGCTGGACATGCAGGGTCGATAAATTATTCTCAAGTTTTTTTCGCCTCACTCTGGGGTACCATATTTTTCTCAGAGCCTGTAACACTTTATTTAGTTATAGGAGCTGCATGTATTCTCTTGGCAACATTAATATCTTTAAGCGATTTACCAAATTTCTAA